AATGATGATGTGTGAGCAAATAGATGTCTAGGGGTAAGATTGTCTTTTCATACAACTTAATGAAGAGGAGTTAACAGCACTTATGGTGTGATTGCATTTCTGAGAGAAAGAGGCTTGTACAATGGTATTTTTGGGAAGTTGTCTTTGTCGATGTCATTTCTGAGATTAGgttgcttgtcaatggcatttcatagattttctcaatttttttctctACTCTATTAATATGAACTTCGCGTTGTCtggtgcgagtcgttcaaaaaataTGCCACGTAGAATAAGGGTTTGTTTGGGGGAAGTTTCTTGCTGTTGCAGCTTCTCCCATAATTAGAAACTCCCCCAAACAGTTTACCTTTTAgtctagattctgagaagctatATTTATTTGTAGAATCCAAAAAGTGAATTAGAGATTAGAAgctgtgtcggtgacatgggaccgggagtatcatgactagaggcttgaggcagacacaatcgcccacgtggcctggcaccctcggggggcgtcgggcccgagggtgatgtgttcgccctcctctttgtctccccgagggggtcggaccgctcccgcctcggcccagagggccgaggcgccccgaccccttgtgggtttttgctccgcgtgtatgggttaggtgagcacagtggggctcacctaaccacatttattgcggtttggctgagcgtgtcacaccgcatgtaacgcagtgcagtgcactcgtttatccggtctgtgaccagtcacagaccggtcagatcgcgggttaggtggcgacaggcgatctgacgcacgcctcgccccatcccgtcaggacgagggcttctaggcgctcgtccccagctggagctagcgtgttacctcccagagatggcacgttagtcctggtcagatatatgccaggcttcatcctaaccattacaggcaagatgttgtgtgaagaagggcgaacatgtagattgctaagctgacatgtggtggacaagaatgaccgacgtgactggtctgacaccggtcatgtcgtcagcagacagccacgattccacgtcgcatctgctcccggcgaaagtggaggtagttgtgggccgtctcatcagaaggtgactcggacggcaactatacaaatctccgtccatttatgaaaaggtggggtaagtccccacaaaaaagagagaaagggtGCATGTgttatccccttaagatataaaaggaggaccttgcccactgagaggggggactggacttttccagatggggaacccagaacaagggagaggctggctcatactttgtagctccttcatacacagatctcccaaaacacaggagtagggtattacgcttctcagcggcccgaacctgtatacatcgcccgtgtcttgtgtgtttcctgtctcgcgagccttccacatacagagagcttagaatctcaccctgagtccccggccgaaccggcaaagggaggcttgcgcggtctcccggtgaggagccccatgctccgtcatctggcgcgccaggtaggggactctgcgagggattttctgagctctcgcactctttcgtgtgcgccaagcttttccagttcagcccaatggccgagccagcaaaggcgcacgacctctccccgagtatgagcggtgacgacggggagccaaacccacgccgtcgagctcgtactccaccgccccctccacgccaaagtcctaggcgggagaaggcgctcgagagggccgaaggatccgcgacttcgacacccacaggaggtggagaagggcggcgagatggggagcgtcgcctcctcgtctacggcgacggcagcacgccccagggcgcgctccaagctgcgggcgcgctcctacgtcacccgcccatcgcccatgacccggagtctccagcccaacgttggctggacgatgtggccaaattggtcatgactgcacggcagcgcctagatgctggtgggcggtcctccgccaccaaggcctctggtgctgctaccaccggctccgcgtcgtcaagacggagggcgcggcgagcggcagccgctgttcgccattcggccgccactccttcgtcaacgcctccgacccgggaagatctgcgtggggaaccggatgcccgcatcagtatcgagcgccggcgtaatggccgacgtgctccccacgcaacggagggcgcctcctcgtccggagtgtcacctcaccacggacgcggggatcagccctccgtgcccccggttggtggtgtcggctgtagagcctttgtggcgagccttcggaatgtccgttggcccccaaggttccggcccaccatcgccgaaaaatatgacgggagcgtcaaccccgccgagtttctccaggtctacacgaccgggatcgaggccgccgggggtgacgacagggtcatggcgaatttctttcccatggccctgaagggacaggcacggggttggctaatgaacttgccacccgcgtccgtccactcttgggaggatttgtgccaacagttcaccatgaactttcaaggcacattggcgcgcccaggtgaagaagcggacctgcacgcagtacagcgaagggatgatgagtcacttcgctcgtacattcagcggttctgtcaagtccgcaacaacataccatgcatccctgcacacgcggtgatctacgcgttcagggggggtgtgcggcacaaccgcatgctcgaaaagatcgcctccaaagagccccagactaccgcggagctttttcagctcgcggaccgagtggctcgcaaggaggaggcctggacttggaacccctccggttccggtgtggcagcttcggccgcccccgggtccgccgctcagtcagggcggcgggacaggaggaggaagaagaggtcggcccattccgacgacgagggtcatgtcctcgccgtcgaaggCGTTTCgctggccacccgaaaggggaggcctgcgagcgacaaaaagaaggaagccgacgctccctgacctcggctacttggaagagcgaaggtggcgcgcggcccttcgagccgcgcgctaccagcagagcctgcggcgctaccatcagcgccacgtccgggcccgatcactctgcgtcgacgacctcgtcctacgccgtgtccaaacgcgtgctggactgagcaaactctcaccaatgtgggagggtccgtatcgagtgatcggcgtcccctggccgggctccgttcggctggccacgggcgacggcacagagctgcctaacccgtggaacatcgaacaccttcgtcgcttctacccctagtgggggtcgggtgtcaggtcttgggctcgggccaaccccgcacccccccgggcgtgcagggttggccgggggcttatcttttttctcttccgtatttcaataaaagcattttcgatttcctaaaggctgtatctgtgccgttgtttccttttgaaggatcttgacttgaaataggtcactcgtgttcaatcctgccctcgggggctcgggtcggctaaaatcgccaaacggggcccagaaccgagccgtgccccggggcgtggtgaactccggggggggggggaatcggcaaaaacccacaatcgggtcacccataaccctcggtcaccacgctcccggcctggccagtctcgacatgtggatctccccaggcactagccttgacccgcgccgtttgaagctgggacctgggcacgagcccttgttcaagccaagacacagaaggatcgtggcacagaccatcctcgtctcatacacagaacaaatgaaattgacacaaaaatttcctctttatttgattgcagattaaatcagcctataacaagaagggggcccgaaggcctcggaagaagaaggaaaagctattaagattggcggaggcctgggggctcactctgACGCGCCCGGGtagccggcctcgccgtcgctgtcgtccgcaccgtcgtcaccgcactcctcgtcggagttgaaggCAAACGTGAGCCGAGGGGCCGCTCATaattgtcggtcggttttcccttgctgatgcgcgcgatttgcgaccgccgGGATTCTgcccgaagagagagagagcagggaggagaggcccccgagccgaacggcggcccaaggcccccgacggccggagctggccctccgcccgcttgtccgacggtgccaggcgcccccgacccccaggatggccccgaggccactgcgggaaggccgcgcctgtcgccctctgaccccgaggtcgtcggcacaaaagccgagtgcgccccgcgtggcctctcggatggagagcgccctggagatgtggCCCCTAACGAAgaagatcggccccgccgaaaggtgcagcggcccgtctacttcgttagcgaggccctccgggacgctgagACCCGATAccttcaggcccagaagatgctttacgctatcctgataacttcgaggaagttgcgccattatttccaggcgcatcgggtcacggtggttacgtcttatcccctcggccaaatcttgtataaccgagagggtactggacgggtggtgaaatgggcaatcgaactctctgaattcgatttgcgctttgaaccaagccacgcgatcaagagccaggccctcgccgactttgtggtggagtggaccccagctcccgagctcgTCTCCGCCCCCGAGACCAGCTCGAGCccatcgcagctgcctcacaccgccctctGGGTGATGTAGTTCGACGTCACCTGTAggaaccggccccacctgtcaccaggccttagaagtggcgtcacgcccgaccgcttccctcggggagggcgatcgccctggcataacgccgggggctactgtcggtgacatgggaccgggagtatcatgactagaggcttgaggcagacacaatcgtccacgtggcctggcaccctcggggggcgtcgggcccgagggtgatgtgttcgccctcctcgccccgagggccgaggcgccccgaccccttgtgggtttttgctccgcgtgtatgggttaggtgagcacagtggggctcacctaaccacatttattgcggtttggctgagcgtgtcacgccgcatgtaacgcagtgcagtgcactcgtttatccggtctgtgaccagtcacagaccggtcagatcgcgggttaggtggcgacaggcgatctgacgcacgcctcgccccatcccgtcaggacgagggcttctaggcgctcgtccccagctggagctagcgtgttatctcccagagatggcacgttagtcctagtcagatatatgccaggcttcatcctaaccattacaggcaagatgttgtgtgaagaagggcgaacatgtagattgctaagctgacatgtggtggacaagaatgaccgacgtgactggcctgacaccggtcatgtcgtcagcagacagccacgattccacgtcgcatctgctcccggcgaaagtggaggtagttgtgggccgtctcatcagaaggtgactcggacggcaactatacaaatctccgtccatttatgaaaaggtggggtaagtccccacaaaaaagagagaaagggtgcatgtggtatccccttaagatataaaaggaggaccttgcccactgagaggggggactggacttttccagatggggaacccagaacaagggagaggctggctcatactttgtagctccttcatacacagatctcccaaaacacaggagtagggtattacgcttctcagcggcccgaacctgtatacatcacccgtgtcttgtgtgtttcctgtctcgcgagccttccacatacagagagcttagaatctcaccctgagtccccggccgaaccggcaaaggggggcctgcgcggtctcccggtgaggagccccacgctccgtcaagcTGGTTACTAACCAGCCGCTTCTTATAATCTTAAGCTTCCCTAACCAGACTCTAGAGCTTCCATTGAGCATTTAGAATGTACTGTAATTGTAGCTTGGATGGACCCACATATATGGAACGGAGGACAACACTTGCAGGCAGTGGCGGAGCTAGGGCCCGACCATATATGAACTGTAGTTGAATGTGCTGtaaaattaaacaaagcaaacTAATCGAATGGATTTTAATGCTCGATTGATATTTtacacttaattaattacctctCTGAGATTTCCGTTTTAAACAGAAAAATGTTGAGTTAAGGTCGTCCTAATCTGGTAACTAAAATTCCTAGACATGCATTATCAAACATACGGAATATGTAGATAATGAGTATAGTTAGAGCATTTACAATGAAGCTCCCATTGAGCATTTACAACgtgggaaaatatgtagtgcaaactatatatgtagtggaaacttggaaactaccgttggatcgagaaatggatATCCGGGATTTGTCCATGTCACcgtgagttaaaatttaactcccagtaaaattttaactcatgagtgaatttgcgagttaaattttaactcatggtgacgtagacgaatctcggacgtccatttctcgatccaacggtagttttcaAGTTTCCATTATATACGTGATTTGCATTTTATATTTTCACTTTACAAAGTAGTTGTAGCTTGGATGGACCCACATGGACTGATGGACCACCAGAGGACAACACATGCATTCAGTGGCGGAGCTAGGGCAGGTGCCTGGGCTCCGCCATCGCCATATTAGCTAGTCAGTGAATTACCACTTAATACCGCTGCTTAATCTGTTTCTTTCACACCAACGTTTTTGCTGTCATGAGCATAAGGCCAAAGCTACACACAGCTCTCCAACACCCATTATCTATTCTTGATAAAGATAATATTTATCTAGCCCATTCGCTTAGGCTTTGACCAGGCTCTCAAGAAAAATTAATTCTAGATCCACCACCGCTTGCATGCTACGTATACCTGGAGACCGGCCGCATTCGCACGTACGCGCCAATCAAAACAGCTGAAACAATGCAACTACgcagtggcggatctagaaaaaaaatagtagtgggGGCTGAATAAACTACATCAGCATAAATCGAACCTCCAGTCCCCACATCCTATGGATCTATGGAAAAAAATTTAGTGGGGGCTTAGGGGGGTCTCCACTGTCCCGGGGGCGGTAGTGGGTCTCGAGACCCCTCCGCCCCCATTGTGAATCCGCCCCTGCAACTACGCAAGCAATTAAGGGGGTGTTTGAGTGAGAGGGAATctcactaaaatataaaaagtccCTCATATTTTGGTGAGAGCTCTCACCCAAACACCCCTGCTTCCCGTACCAAAAGAGTTtatccactttttttttaaaaaaaagagtaaaattaAGGATAGTAAGGAAAAACTAGCTAGAATACCCCTATTAAATGAGATTTGGTTGTAAGTGAGTGGGTAGTTGAGGGCTAAATTAAAATAGGTATAAATTTAAACTGAAGTTGATGGATATGATaagtactactacctccgtaccAAAATggatatccaacgtttgaccgtttgtctattttaaaaaaaaatatgaaaaaaaataaaataatagtcaTACATAAAgaaatattatttatgttttatcatctaataataaaatatgctTGTCGGTGATACAGGTCCGGGGTATGCGAAGTATGGGGGAGTCACCTCCCCATCCAGCTACGCGGCCCTACAGCCTGGCCTTCCCCCCACACCTCGAACGACGCGGAGGCAGCCAGGGgacctcggggtgccacgtcacgcCTCTCGGGCCCTCGCGCTGCCTCgtcccgaggccctcgcccaacCGCCACGTGGCGAGAGGAGCGAGTGGGGCGGAGACTCAGGCCGAATCGCCATCAATGCACGGCGCCCCAACCgtccctcaccgcatttaatgcggtaaggGCGGACGTGCGGCGCTGCCCGATTGACCCACGTCAATCGGGCGTGACCAGACTGTGACCGGCCTGTCGCCGGTCACgtccgatcggacgggcggcagTGCCCCCACGCTCCACCCTGTAcccggcggagtgggggcaggtatgcccCGTCCCATCGAAGCATCATCTAGAGCCCCCTCCACGCGAGATGGACCGCCACAAGTCTCCATTCATTTAAGAGGGAATGACAAgggtgtcccccgtgtcaggcggggggcggcgctGGGCCCCACTCGAGGACGGACGGCTGCTTAGCTTTCGGGCGAAGGCACGAATTGTGGTCCGGTCTAAGCGGAGTGGGTCCCCTTCCCGTGAAGGAGTAGGTAgaggtggtgcatgtggtatccccttgaactataaaagaaGAACCTTGCCCACCGAGGAAAAGGACGGCTCTCAGTTAGCCTAAACCTCAGGGGAAGAAGAGCGAGAGTGCTCCCTAGTGTTTAGGAACCTTTGTGACACTCAACCATAAATCCcatgcacaggagtagggtattacgctacatagcggcccgaacctgtataatcttggCACCTGTGCACGATCTCGAAGAACTCGAGGCGGATACACGATCTCGATCAATGTACcctttcccccggccgaactcacaaaaggggATCTCTCGATCACCTGCTAGAGAGGACCACTCCTCGACAATgctaatcatattttttttaaataagataaacggttaAACATTAGATATGAACAATACaaaactgtatttattttgggatgggagGAGTAGTGTATCAAAATCCTTCATAATTAGTAAGGACAAAATTTTCTTATATTCTgagacaaataaaataaagagtaaatttcacaaaactacacgttttgtgatccaagttgcagaaaaccacacaaACTTTTGACACTGGCGCTTAAGTACATATTTTTTGGTAGTGTAGTTTCAGAAAACCATGGtatcaatgaatggattcaaCTGTGAGATGACGTGGTTGTTTCACCTAGAATAAGAACGtggcatcctattaatttcgtgcgatggCTGATAATAATGTCACATCCTTATCCTAAGTGGAACAACCACGTCATATcacgggtgaatccattcattgataatgtggttttgtgaaactacattACGAAAATATATGTTCTTAAGCGCCCAGTGTTaaagtgtgtgtggttttctaCAACTTGGATGACAGAACGTGTACGTGCATCCTGCATCCTTGAGCGCAGCTGGACCGGCCTTCCCTtgtagtagcagtagtagtacaCTGGAGTAGTACTCTTGACTGGTCCCGTTGGGGAACTATCGCTAGATTCGTGGTAAAAAAGAAGCTCAACCCCACATCCCCTTGGGTCTAGGTCACGCgattcctcttctcctctctcccccaTCCGCTCCGCCGCCATTTTAGGGATCCCTCGGCGCGTGGCCTCCGGTGCGGTGATGCCGCCGCATGAGGACGCCCTCGATGCCGGCGCCGTTGACGTGCTCACCTTCAGGCTCCACCCCCTCGCTGTCTTGAAATTATCCCACCGCATCCGCGAGTTCGTCCATCTCCACGATGACCAATACCAGCAAGCGAGGATGTCTGGGTGCGTTATTGGGGTTCGGCGTGGTGGGACGGTGGATATCTCCGATACCTTCGACATCTTGCACGACCCCGACCCCGGAACCTTCGACCGCGCCTTACTGGAGAAGGATCAGGAGATCTGTAACGTACCCCAAGTCCTCTCCCCGTCATTTTTAGCTAAGGTTTGATTATCCATCTATCCATCGATcgattttaatttgtttcttgCGGTTGTTTTTGTGCAGACAAGAAGGCCTTCCCTGACTTGTCCGTTCTCGGGTGGTACTCCATTGGGACCAATGTGCACGCCACCGACACGGGAATCCACCATGGGGACTACACCGACATGCAAATCCACCAGACCGTCAGTATTTATAACCATTTAAATCAACTCTATTTGTTCGAGTGCTTTTAGTGCTTGGCATGGTACTAGTTGGGATGTTCAGTGTGGACAACAATTAATGATTGGAATGTCTGCTGGAAATCCCTGTTGCGAGAACACCCTTTGTTAGACACGTGCTTATATCTACACCCGTAGAGAAAGCAGCTATTCTGTTGTCTAGCATGACCATGCATAGCTTTAGCACAGCTTTGTATGCATGAAGGTGAAGATGAGTtttcatgcattttttttctacctTATGAATATGTAGTCTGATATAGAAAGTCATTGTGTAAAAGTTCTTGATATGATTGTTTTGATTGCTGAACACAATTCATATTGGAAGTCCTTTAAGGCATGCATCACCCAAAGCTAACTGGCTACATGCTGAAAGTTTCTTTTCATCCTGCTGGAAATCACCTAATGGAAAGTTTCACCGTTGAATGTCTCCTAGTAGAAAGTTTTACCGTTGGAAGTCTCCTAATAGAATGTTTCACTGTTGAAAGTCTCCTAACAGAAAATTTCCTTCTCCATATAAAGtacatttttaactttgttgGAAATCTGCTTCTACTCTTTTCAGAACCCTAAGCAAaagcaaaataaattattttccatgCAAGCCAAGCAGTGAATCTGTGTATTAAAAAAATCCCAGTGGCTACTGGTTTGAATGCAAACCAAAAAAGGTGTATCATGGACTTAGCTTGCAACAAGAGGAAAATGATAAGAGTTCCTCGCTCATGCAAACACTCACATCCACGTGCCATATTTTTATTCATGTAATTATTTTCGCATGTTTATACTTACAACATAAGTTGATAAAGTAGCTTTTAGTGCTTGCGGAAGGTTGGGGACTCCCTCATTATAGTATTGATGGTCGTTAACCTCTTGCCATAACCTAATCATTGTAAACACATTTTGCTTCTAATAAGGTTGTATTCAAAGTTTAACATTTGAGGATACAATGTTCACTCCTGAGAATGAAAACTGAAATTTTTGATGAGGTAACATGACATTGGGATATAGTTTTAGCATTATTTTAAGTTCTTGGAGAGTCTGAGTTTAACTAGTATGCGAAATGATTACAGCTGATGAAATAGTCAAGAATAGTAGTTATGCTGGGATGTACACTGTTCTTAAACTTTATGTAGAGCTCTAGCTTGTTTTTATGGATGGATGGAATGGTGGAAAATTGATTTTGGCTGAGAATATATGATTGAGAGAATACTTGTCAAAATGGATGTTTGTTTGATCTAATTTTACTCCCTGCATAACCTTTCCCTTGTACTATTTTATGCAGTTGATGGATGCTAATGGAACAGCCTTTTATCTTCTATTAAATCCTGCAATCAACTTTTCCCATAAGGATATTCCTGTGACTATTTATGAAAGAGGTAAGAATCATTGAATGTATTGCAATCTCCCTGCAAAAAAGAATGTATTGATTTCTCTTGATCCTTGGTTACAACCTGAATCTGTTATGTTACTTGAGGGGTTTATATGTGCTGCATTGACTGTCAAGGTTTGATTTTGCGTATGTATCAAATTCGCGTGACTTTTGTGATTCTTTCCTTGTGTGTAAACTACCAAGTCTAGCACTCAATATCTCATTGAATTGCATGTTGATTAACTTTATTGTTTAGAGCAGCAAATGATAGTTATTTAGCGAGCTGAAGATTAACTTTCTTTTGCTTCTACAATTTCAAGTGTTGTGCAATTCCGATGGGAGTCCCCCGGTCAGCTTTGTCCAAGGAAACTATACAGTTGAGGTTTGTATTCTCCCCATGTGTTTGTTTAGTTATAAATACTAGTTAAAAACGCTACAAGCATGTTTTATTGAAGATTGTAGGAGCAGAGAGGATATCTTTAGACCATGCTGATTTTCTCTATCCAAGTCCATGCGTAGTCTTCGATGTTCTTGCACCACCTCTTGGAGAAAAGTAAGTACAAATTTTCTTTCCTTCCTATGAGATATGACTTCACTTTACAATTAAATGTGGGATATAAAACTTCACAAACAAAACAAGTTTAATACTGTAAGGCTGTTTGGTAGGTTAAGCAGTGTTTTGAACAAAATCTGTTGCTGGCAACTACTTTGTGTTGGCTACAGCCTCTTTAAGCTATGTAAttacagattttttttcctttttgtcacATATGCCTTGATTCTAATATATATAATCGCAAAACAGGCtaaattattaaattacttTGGTCTTATACCTGCAGAAAAAATGCATTTAGGACGATGTTGTTTGAAACCCCTTCGGGATTTGCAATGTTCCGTGTTTCGGATGTTTTATTTAGATATCCGGAGGTATATATAGCTTTTCATTCACCCTAATGTGATGCATAATTCATTTTCTTCTATTACATTTAGGCCCTACATCTTATCtgattttcctttccttttgtaGGACATATGGTCGAGTTTTACTGATCCACATACTGCACACCAGGTATATTTAACTCCTAAATTTCCTTTCATgctttttgtttgtttatgtCTATTTATCGCTTTATTGTTTTTTGCACCTTTATTGTCTATGCACATCATACGCAttactgttcttttttttcatctttactGTAAAAGTACATCCAAAGCCAACTAATTATTttagtttattatttttttgcatCTTAACTGTACATGTAAATCCTAAGCCTTTAAATGTGTTTTATACAATTCTATTTGTATTTGTACCCTTGGTTTTATTAAGATCATAAGCCTTTAAATGTGTTCCGTACCATTCTATTTGTAGGTCGTTCGTACCATTGGTTTTATTGAGGTTGGTGACAAATCTGTTGTATGGGATAATGATATTGGTCCTGGCGAGGATATAGAGCACTTTATCCTAAAATTTCCAATTAAATCATTGGTTGTTCCAGATGCACAGCTTAAATTTATTATTGAGAAAAACCTTGTAAGTTTACATCTACCCTAATGTATTTTAATgttgatatttatttaatttgttgTATTAGTGTGGAATTATTAATGTTTCCCtgttatatatttctttttccaGAACATTAGCTGTTGGTTTAATGGGCGTATTGTTCCTGAGTTGATTTGGGGACTAAATTATGCCCTGGATGAATTTGTGCCTCGAGAGAAGGGCAACCTATCAAATGAACGCCATTTTCCACTGAGCAAGCAACTGCATGAGCAGTTAAAAGCATATGGATTTAGTATCTCACCACAATTGGTATGTTTTCTCCTTTGCTAAAATTGTTATTATTGTCTGCTGACCTTATCCTTTTATTGTTTAATCCCTTAAAATATTTTCTACTGTACTGTCTGTTGTGTTACCTTACCCTTTTGTTTAATCCCTTGCTATTATATTGCTTACTATTGTTGTGTTGCCTTATTATTTTATCCTTCTCATTTTAGATTAACAGAGAGTTTATAACCAGTTTTGGTTACTTAAATTATCTGGAACGTACTTCAAATTGCATTTCCGG
This genomic window from Oryza sativa Japonica Group chromosome 12, ASM3414082v1 contains:
- the LOC4352827 gene encoding uncharacterized protein isoform X2, encoding MPPHEDALDAGAVDVLTFRLHPLAVLKLSHRIREFVHLHDDQYQQARMSGCVIGVRRGGTVDISDTFDILHDPDPGTFDRALLEKDQEIYKKAFPDLSVLGWYSIGTNVHATDTGIHHGDYTDMQIHQTLMDANGTAFYLLLNPAINFSHKDIPVTIYERVLCNSDGSPPVSFVQGNYTVEIVGAERISLDHADFLYPSPCVVFDVLAPPLGEKKNAFRTMLFETPSGFAMFRVSDVLFRYPEDIWSSFTDPHTAHQVVRTIGFIEVGDKSVVWDNDIGPGEDIEHFILKFPIKSLVVPDAQLKFIIEKNLNISCWFNGRIVPELIWGLNYALDEFVPREKGNLSNERHFPLSKQLHEQLKAYGFSISPQLEVASTPGRREALSNAEFLLAVPKKKCNTISRLKRMEAEDRGTGLGHPWVCAAAVAVGFGVMAGLCIAMKRAN
- the LOC4352827 gene encoding uncharacterized protein isoform X1, whose amino-acid sequence is MPPHEDALDAGAVDVLTFRLHPLAVLKLSHRIREFVHLHDDQYQQARMSGCVIGVRRGGTVDISDTFDILHDPDPGTFDRALLEKDQEIYKKAFPDLSVLGWYSIGTNVHATDTGIHHGDYTDMQIHQTLMDANGTAFYLLLNPAINFSHKDIPVTIYERVLCNSDGSPPVSFVQGNYTVEIVGAERISLDHADFLYPSPCVVFDVLAPPLGEKKNAFRTMLFETPSGFAMFRVSDVLFRYPEDIWSSFTDPHTAHQVVRTIGFIEVGDKSVVWDNDIGPGEDIEHFILKFPIKSLVVPDAQLKFIIEKNLNISCWFNGRIVPELIWGLNYALDEFVPREKGNLSNERHFPLSKQLHEQLKAYGFSISPQLINREFITSFGYLNYLERTSNCISGDLHQKFDRFFCGLEMSEGEFVRGVAHRLHSMEEVASTPGRREALSNAEFLLAVPKKKCNTISRLKRMEAEDRGTGLGHPWVCAAAVAVGFGVMAGLCIAMKRAN
- the LOC4352827 gene encoding uncharacterized protein isoform X3 — its product is MQIHQTLMDANGTAFYLLLNPAINFSHKDIPVTIYERVLCNSDGSPPVSFVQGNYTVEIVGAERISLDHADFLYPSPCVVFDVLAPPLGEKKNAFRTMLFETPSGFAMFRVSDVLFRYPEDIWSSFTDPHTAHQVVRTIGFIEVGDKSVVWDNDIGPGEDIEHFILKFPIKSLVVPDAQLKFIIEKNLNISCWFNGRIVPELIWGLNYALDEFVPREKGNLSNERHFPLSKQLHEQLKAYGFSISPQLINREFITSFGYLNYLERTSNCISGDLHQKFDRFFCGLEMSEGEFVRGVAHRLHSMEEVASTPGRREALSNAEFLLAVPKKKCNTISRLKRMEAEDRGTGLGHPWVCAAAVAVGFGVMAGLCIAMKRAN